One genomic window of Pelagicoccus enzymogenes includes the following:
- a CDS encoding inositol monophosphatase family protein: protein MQFEEFDAFTGKLCKETERIILEYFESPHLEVLSKGDNTPVTEADRKTEQMIRDAIETLYPDHGIMGEEFGNINESADYQWVVDPIDGTKTFTAGTPLFGTMIALLKDGEPIFGTINYPVIHRRISGDNQRAFCNSKPIKARTGVPLSEAIVLTTDVQSIPHYQNGPNFEELLGKTKFCRTWGDCFGYFLVATGKADIMLDPILNPWDIMALVPVLRGSGAVITDWFGGNPAKGESCIASNSDLHETVVQTLNQ from the coding sequence ATGCAATTCGAAGAATTCGACGCTTTCACCGGAAAACTCTGCAAAGAGACCGAACGCATTATCCTCGAGTACTTCGAGTCCCCCCACCTCGAGGTCCTTTCCAAGGGCGACAACACCCCCGTAACCGAGGCCGACCGCAAGACCGAGCAGATGATACGCGACGCGATCGAAACCCTCTATCCAGACCACGGCATCATGGGAGAGGAATTCGGAAACATAAACGAATCCGCTGACTACCAATGGGTTGTCGATCCGATCGACGGCACCAAGACCTTCACTGCTGGAACCCCGCTCTTCGGCACCATGATTGCCCTGCTCAAGGACGGGGAACCCATCTTCGGCACCATCAACTATCCGGTCATCCACAGGCGCATCTCCGGAGACAACCAACGGGCCTTCTGCAATTCCAAGCCCATCAAGGCTCGCACAGGAGTGCCGCTATCCGAAGCCATCGTGCTCACCACCGACGTGCAATCCATCCCCCACTACCAGAACGGTCCTAACTTCGAGGAGCTGCTGGGGAAAACCAAGTTCTGCCGCACCTGGGGAGACTGCTTCGGCTACTTCCTCGTCGCCACCGGCAAAGCCGATATCATGCTCGATCCCATCCTCAATCCCTGGGACATCATGGCCCTCGTACCGGTACTCAGAGGATCCGGAGCAGTCATAACCGACTGGTTCGGGGGAAATCCCGCCAAAGGAGAATCTTGCATCGCCAGCAATTCAGACCTCCACGAAACCGTTGTGCAGACACTCAACCAATAA
- a CDS encoding bile acid:sodium symporter family protein, with the protein MITPLEKTLLSVMILVIMFGLGCSLSGKDFKESLKTPKPVVVGFLSQYIIMPVLAYGMAVFFKLDPFVAIGIIIVACCPSGTTSSLFNYFAKGNLALSISLSSITTATALITMPFLLAFYTGPFQTDEIKVETAEVIKSLIACLVPVAGGVYLRSRSERWAKNMEETGAALGIIVILFLIVSWLPRNFGNLLKADVAILFSSIGLGLGGFLFGYWVSRALGMNRRSSRTVSLETGIQNGPLAFAIILFTFKDDAVAAAILWPALLYSFFIVNTSTVVTYFMRRIARKEWFHDENDEVKAELFTQGWLKP; encoded by the coding sequence ATGATTACCCCATTGGAGAAGACGCTCCTTTCAGTGATGATCCTCGTCATCATGTTCGGCCTCGGCTGCTCCCTCTCGGGTAAGGACTTCAAGGAGTCGCTGAAAACGCCCAAGCCCGTGGTGGTGGGTTTTCTTTCCCAGTACATCATCATGCCGGTCTTGGCCTACGGCATGGCCGTGTTCTTCAAGTTGGATCCCTTCGTCGCGATCGGCATCATCATCGTCGCCTGCTGCCCTTCCGGCACCACATCCTCCCTCTTCAACTACTTCGCCAAAGGGAACCTGGCCCTTTCCATTTCGCTCAGCTCCATCACCACCGCGACCGCGCTGATCACGATGCCCTTCCTCTTGGCCTTCTACACGGGCCCCTTCCAAACCGACGAAATCAAGGTCGAAACGGCGGAAGTGATCAAATCCCTCATCGCCTGCCTCGTGCCCGTGGCAGGCGGGGTCTACCTTCGCTCCCGCAGCGAGCGATGGGCCAAGAACATGGAAGAGACCGGCGCCGCGCTCGGAATCATAGTGATTCTCTTCCTCATCGTAAGTTGGCTCCCGCGAAATTTCGGAAACCTCCTCAAAGCCGACGTTGCCATCCTCTTCTCCAGCATCGGACTGGGACTGGGCGGCTTCCTCTTCGGCTACTGGGTCAGCCGGGCGCTCGGCATGAACCGCCGTTCCTCCCGCACGGTCTCCCTCGAAACCGGTATCCAGAACGGTCCGCTAGCCTTCGCCATCATTCTCTTCACCTTCAAGGACGACGCCGTCGCCGCCGCGATCCTCTGGCCCGCCCTGCTCTACTCTTTCTTCATCGTCAACACCTCCACCGTGGTCACCTACTTCATGCGACGCATCGCCCGCAAGGAGTGGTTCCACGACGAGAACGACGAGGTAAAGGCGGAGCTCTTCACCCAAGGCTGGCTCAAGCCCTAG
- a CDS encoding tyrosine-type recombinase/integrase, with the protein MAYWKSAVRQRKYRHKGELRKCADYSVRIAHDGEQHDIPLKISDRDKAASKAKSIWESVVANGWDRTLMGLGVKSKGDALTFGDYLGEFLKMPGVALMTAEEYRKKVITLIAEVVGIKRSPSVKAPRKELEKWRRKVEKVRICSLSDRQFMKWRESCRMALERGEVCGQIKRRRSASTINGLIRAYKAVFRAEQLEKFAYLDLPEKIPGTTLRLLREPSYRYKGGIDAQALLDKADSELRKENVEAYKVLLLTLVCGLRRTEADLLLWSSVDFYQNCIHVTATEYYELKSKSSEGVTYFSDDVCRFLRYCYDRRTGEFVLESKRPPLRHKVTYQYHRAEKTYRELIVWLRSNGVKSRSPIHSLRKEFGSLINQSYGIHTASSALRHSTVTVTESHYICTKVKPVAGLEIQR; encoded by the coding sequence TTGGCATACTGGAAGTCCGCTGTTCGGCAGCGAAAGTACCGGCACAAGGGAGAGCTGCGGAAGTGTGCCGACTACTCGGTCCGGATCGCCCACGACGGAGAGCAGCACGACATTCCCCTGAAGATCTCCGATCGAGACAAGGCCGCTTCCAAGGCGAAGTCGATTTGGGAGTCGGTGGTCGCTAACGGCTGGGACCGGACGTTGATGGGGCTTGGGGTCAAGTCCAAGGGGGACGCCTTGACCTTCGGAGACTATTTGGGCGAGTTTCTGAAGATGCCGGGCGTGGCTTTGATGACGGCGGAAGAGTATAGGAAGAAGGTCATTACTCTTATTGCGGAGGTAGTGGGCATCAAGCGTTCGCCGTCCGTCAAGGCGCCTCGGAAGGAATTGGAGAAATGGCGGCGGAAAGTGGAGAAGGTTAGGATTTGTTCGCTTTCGGACAGGCAGTTTATGAAATGGCGGGAATCGTGCCGCATGGCCTTGGAGAGAGGCGAGGTTTGCGGCCAAATCAAGCGCCGTCGATCCGCATCTACGATTAATGGGTTGATCAGAGCCTACAAGGCTGTGTTCCGAGCGGAGCAGTTGGAGAAGTTCGCTTATCTTGATCTTCCCGAAAAGATCCCCGGTACTACATTAAGGCTGCTTCGCGAGCCTTCGTACCGATACAAGGGAGGGATCGACGCTCAAGCTCTCTTGGACAAGGCGGACTCCGAGCTTCGGAAAGAAAATGTCGAGGCCTACAAGGTTCTTCTTCTGACGCTCGTCTGTGGTCTGAGAAGAACGGAGGCCGATTTGCTTCTTTGGAGCTCGGTCGATTTTTATCAAAACTGTATCCATGTTACGGCGACAGAGTATTACGAGTTGAAGTCGAAGTCTTCCGAGGGCGTTACCTATTTCTCGGATGATGTATGCCGTTTCCTTCGGTACTGCTACGACAGGAGGACTGGAGAGTTCGTTTTGGAGTCGAAGCGTCCGCCTCTCAGGCACAAGGTGACCTACCAATATCACCGAGCGGAGAAGACTTACAGGGAGTTGATCGTCTGGCTAAGGTCAAATGGAGTGAAGTCTCGGAGTCCGATCCACTCGCTTCGCAAGGAGTTTGGTAGTCTGATAAATCAGAGCTACGGTATTCACACTGCTTCATCTGCGTTGAGGCATAGCACCGTAACCGTTACAGAGAGCCACTACATTTGCACTAAAGTAAAGCCAGTCGCGGGTCTGGAAATCCAAAGGTAA
- a CDS encoding SET domain-containing protein has translation MGKDSKSKKSSKKKAPKYIGLDKKGNPPEFPYVRTSTSAIHNNGLFAAQDIPEEEYVIQYLGELIKKKTATARANDQHDRSLVEDVGAVYIFELDDKTDIDGNFEWNIARLANHSCSPNCEAQNVDGEIWLVALRDIKEGEEITFDYGYALEHWKDHPCLCGSDNCVGHIVRKEDWDKLKKLKKRQKKKRA, from the coding sequence ATGGGCAAAGATTCCAAATCCAAGAAATCCTCCAAGAAGAAGGCGCCGAAGTACATCGGATTGGACAAGAAGGGCAATCCCCCCGAATTCCCCTACGTCCGCACCTCCACCTCTGCCATCCACAACAACGGCCTTTTCGCAGCCCAGGACATTCCCGAGGAAGAGTACGTCATCCAGTACCTCGGCGAGCTGATCAAGAAAAAGACCGCCACTGCCCGAGCGAATGACCAGCACGACCGCTCCCTCGTCGAGGACGTCGGAGCCGTCTATATCTTCGAGCTGGACGACAAGACCGATATCGACGGGAACTTCGAGTGGAACATCGCTCGACTCGCCAACCACTCCTGCTCGCCCAACTGCGAGGCCCAAAACGTCGACGGCGAAATCTGGCTCGTGGCCCTGCGCGACATCAAGGAGGGCGAGGAGATCACCTTCGACTACGGCTACGCCTTGGAACATTGGAAAGACCACCCTTGTCTGTGCGGCTCGGACAACTGCGTCGGCCACATCGTACGCAAAGAAGACTGGGACAAGCTCAAGAAGCTAAAAAAACGCCAGAAGAAAAAGAGGGCCTAA
- a CDS encoding 3'-5' exonuclease produces the protein MNFLRVMDPYWDDMPIHVIDFEGGPHCGIVEFGVVTLRGSRIEEASTRLCQPKAKISRKEQATHGISNEAVSGLLPFAQEWDRFAHLRETGPLAAHFASAENSMLKAVFPYARRSENWMNPGTKSNDWGPWIDTGYLYRNYGDDGSTLKLEDLVLRWELQSELDELAAKYCPVDRRHYHCALYDTLASALLLLLYCSELREEKATIPQLLIESQGSAARKQAAEQQQLF, from the coding sequence ATGAATTTCCTGCGGGTAATGGATCCTTATTGGGACGACATGCCAATCCACGTCATCGATTTCGAAGGCGGTCCGCACTGCGGTATCGTGGAGTTTGGCGTTGTCACTTTGAGAGGATCTCGCATCGAGGAAGCCTCCACCCGCCTATGCCAGCCCAAGGCTAAGATCTCGCGCAAGGAGCAGGCGACGCACGGGATCAGCAACGAGGCGGTAAGCGGCTTGCTTCCCTTTGCCCAGGAATGGGATCGTTTCGCTCATCTGCGAGAAACGGGCCCGCTGGCGGCGCACTTCGCCTCGGCGGAAAACTCCATGCTCAAGGCCGTCTTTCCCTACGCGCGGCGCAGCGAGAACTGGATGAACCCGGGGACCAAGAGCAACGACTGGGGGCCTTGGATCGATACTGGCTATCTGTATCGGAACTATGGGGACGACGGGTCTACGCTCAAGCTAGAGGATCTCGTCTTACGTTGGGAGCTGCAGAGCGAGCTCGACGAATTGGCGGCCAAGTACTGTCCAGTGGATCGTCGCCATTACCATTGCGCTCTCTACGATACGCTGGCGAGCGCTCTGCTGCTTTTGCTCTACTGCAGCGAGCTGCGGGAAGAGAAGGCTACGATCCCTCAGCTTCTGATTGAGAGCCAAGGCAGCGCCGCCCGCAAGCAGGCTGCCGAGCAGCAGCAATTGTTCTAG
- a CDS encoding LysM peptidoglycan-binding domain-containing protein — translation MYKLFAYAALLLATFVSSVEAATVHSVRKGETLTEIALAYKVSVQAIKDANNLSNANAITVGQKLNIPAAAPQYTEYKIRNGDNLSDIAKEHGVSLRALTALNAIGNANRIRVGQIIKIPLEGDAATTASSAAAAPAQTYIEYKVRSGDSLSDIATKYGVSLNTLTNLNSIRRANRIKIGQVIKIPVAPGTVIPQGPQLDSSDLATLNRIRAKSNQWKHIVIHHSATRVGSAKGMDNYHRNERRMENGLAYHFVIGNGRGMKDGELYIGDRWKKQIHGGHVSSYALNQISIGICLVGDFSKTRPTTKQMETLEALVEYLMDKAQLSASRVTTHTLIHPKHTQCPGKYFPTESFKAKLD, via the coding sequence ATGTATAAACTTTTCGCATACGCCGCACTCCTCCTCGCAACCTTTGTTTCGAGCGTCGAGGCCGCGACGGTACACAGCGTGCGAAAAGGCGAAACCCTTACCGAGATCGCTCTCGCCTACAAGGTTTCCGTACAGGCCATCAAGGACGCCAACAACCTGAGCAACGCCAACGCCATCACCGTAGGCCAGAAGCTCAACATCCCCGCCGCGGCTCCCCAGTACACCGAGTACAAGATCCGCAACGGCGACAATCTCTCGGACATCGCCAAGGAACACGGAGTCAGCCTGCGAGCCCTCACTGCCCTCAACGCCATCGGGAACGCCAACCGCATCCGCGTCGGACAAATCATTAAGATTCCCTTGGAAGGCGACGCGGCAACCACCGCAAGCAGCGCCGCCGCGGCCCCAGCTCAGACTTACATCGAGTACAAGGTGCGCTCCGGGGACAGCCTCTCCGACATCGCCACCAAGTACGGCGTCAGCCTAAACACGCTCACCAACCTCAACTCCATCCGGCGGGCCAATCGCATCAAGATCGGCCAAGTCATCAAAATCCCCGTCGCGCCCGGTACGGTGATCCCCCAAGGGCCCCAGCTGGATAGCTCCGACCTCGCAACCCTGAACCGCATCCGAGCCAAGTCCAACCAATGGAAACACATCGTGATCCACCACAGCGCCACGCGAGTCGGATCCGCCAAAGGCATGGACAACTACCACCGCAACGAGCGGCGCATGGAAAACGGCCTCGCCTACCACTTCGTCATCGGCAACGGCCGCGGCATGAAAGATGGCGAACTCTACATCGGCGACCGATGGAAAAAGCAGATTCATGGAGGGCACGTGTCCAGCTACGCCCTCAACCAAATCAGCATCGGCATCTGCCTGGTAGGCGACTTCTCCAAGACCCGCCCGACCACCAAACAGATGGAAACGCTGGAAGCCCTCGTGGAATACCTCATGGACAAGGCCCAGCTGTCCGCCTCCCGCGTGACTACCCACACCCTCATCCATCCCAAGCACACCCAGTGCCCCGGCAAGTACTTCCCGACGGAAAGCTTCAAGGCCAAGCTCGACTGA
- a CDS encoding HDOD domain-containing protein, translating into MPPSLARKTIIEIESALADNKTTAISEIIQIIQQLASKAFSISIGELSELIGRDPTVTAKVISAANTLGYNPSAQPVSTISDAIHTVGFEKIRNLAISLMLAENASYGGNSYEQRQAAALCVCSGMLAKQLAKRPGREEETELFFVCASLRNYGHLLLSTFKVEDYRLARSHALDMPEEEAFKLVFGLTPLALGEAILKQSNLPRDIQHSLRKLRQETLSRACYSPQDETLLVSELAVSLSNVVFDENVGPSDFNHALNQVLARFASSYPLSIETVNEALLAVDESISALNRSVGIAERHSPASAKLQARLNSVHLPSPPKHARIKAQLASKPISEMSADERLSFSRQNFERTVTSIENALVPGSKVRLASIFDEVCRSFRAAADLDSCLIFAPEEYSPQNFSARYGSGSLFAKVKNRPIVSPEKRDVFSICLTRKEDILIQDTQTGKISKVVPEWIHSAGDTSSFIILPVTFDQQLRYLIVGTASEGRKIDLSPTDLKYLRSIRASISLLYGLIDSQAVVAV; encoded by the coding sequence ATGCCTCCCTCTCTCGCACGCAAGACGATCATCGAGATCGAATCGGCTTTGGCTGACAACAAGACGACGGCGATCAGCGAAATCATCCAGATCATCCAACAGCTCGCCTCCAAAGCCTTCAGCATCTCCATCGGAGAATTGTCAGAGCTGATCGGCCGCGACCCTACAGTGACCGCCAAAGTCATCAGCGCCGCCAATACCCTCGGCTACAATCCGAGCGCCCAACCGGTCAGCACCATATCGGACGCAATCCATACCGTCGGCTTCGAAAAGATCCGCAACCTCGCCATCTCCCTCATGCTCGCCGAAAACGCCAGCTACGGAGGCAATTCCTACGAGCAACGTCAAGCAGCCGCCCTCTGCGTCTGCAGCGGCATGCTCGCGAAGCAGCTCGCCAAGCGCCCGGGACGAGAAGAGGAGACCGAGCTCTTTTTCGTCTGCGCCTCTCTGCGAAACTACGGACACCTGCTGCTCTCCACCTTCAAGGTCGAGGACTATCGCCTCGCTCGCTCTCACGCTTTGGACATGCCCGAGGAAGAAGCCTTCAAACTCGTCTTCGGCCTCACTCCCCTCGCTCTCGGGGAGGCCATTCTCAAACAAAGCAACTTGCCGCGCGACATCCAGCACTCGCTCCGCAAACTCAGGCAAGAAACGCTTTCCCGAGCCTGCTACTCGCCACAAGACGAGACACTTCTGGTCTCGGAGCTCGCCGTCTCGCTAAGCAATGTCGTCTTTGACGAAAATGTCGGCCCGAGCGACTTCAACCACGCCCTCAACCAAGTCCTAGCGCGTTTTGCGTCCAGCTATCCGCTCAGCATCGAAACCGTCAACGAAGCCCTCCTGGCCGTCGACGAGAGCATCAGCGCCCTGAATCGCTCCGTGGGAATTGCCGAAAGACACTCCCCAGCTTCCGCAAAGCTCCAGGCCCGCCTCAACTCCGTCCACTTGCCCTCGCCCCCCAAGCACGCCAGGATAAAGGCCCAGCTTGCAAGCAAGCCCATTTCCGAAATGAGCGCCGACGAGCGGCTGAGCTTTTCGAGACAGAATTTCGAGCGAACCGTCACAAGCATCGAGAACGCGCTCGTGCCCGGAAGCAAAGTCCGACTGGCCTCAATCTTCGATGAGGTCTGCAGGTCTTTCAGGGCCGCCGCCGACTTGGACAGCTGCCTCATATTCGCTCCAGAGGAATACAGTCCGCAAAACTTCTCCGCCCGCTACGGTTCCGGATCCCTCTTCGCCAAGGTCAAGAACCGCCCCATCGTCAGCCCCGAAAAGCGAGACGTGTTCTCCATCTGCCTCACCCGCAAGGAAGACATTCTCATCCAAGACACCCAAACCGGCAAAATCAGCAAGGTCGTGCCCGAATGGATCCACTCCGCAGGCGACACCAGCTCCTTCATCATCTTGCCCGTGACCTTCGACCAACAGCTACGCTACCTCATCGTCGGCACCGCGTCCGAGGGACGGAAAATCGACCTCAGCCCCACCGACCTCAAATACCTGCGATCTATCCGCGCCTCCATCTCGCTGCTGTACGGCTTGATCGATTCCCAAGCTGTGGTCGCAGTATAA
- a CDS encoding HDOD domain-containing protein, giving the protein MDPVNPTVSDLQRQFELLSPASRIGKSLRSLVAEGNVNPDEILPLIRLEPLLATRILREANLLHERKPEGYLSIEEAITAIGFQRMYDLLGLYSYPPSSDELSYSSDHWKRAITCAVCMETLAEKHRLDKQRAYTIGLIHSLAEAISESTRAQSRELGSLNNRLKKFNHSSLCFNLLSEWGLPSALIDPIRFQYAPLDCQTTGKMACLLNLAKWITGVVREVDELPDQASGPDLLVLNLLGEGEQTLWNLVTDVSDSLHLADTLLSGNYSAC; this is encoded by the coding sequence ATGGACCCAGTTAATCCTACAGTAAGCGACCTGCAGCGACAGTTCGAACTTCTTTCCCCCGCATCCCGCATTGGCAAGAGTCTCCGCAGCCTAGTAGCCGAAGGAAACGTCAACCCGGACGAAATCCTTCCCCTCATCCGCCTCGAGCCCCTCCTCGCCACCCGCATTCTCCGCGAAGCGAATCTCCTGCACGAGAGGAAGCCAGAGGGTTACCTCAGCATCGAAGAGGCCATCACGGCTATCGGCTTCCAACGCATGTACGACCTGCTTGGCCTCTACTCTTATCCGCCCAGCAGCGACGAGCTTAGCTACTCATCGGACCATTGGAAACGGGCCATCACCTGCGCGGTCTGCATGGAAACCCTCGCTGAAAAGCATCGCTTGGACAAGCAACGCGCCTACACCATCGGCCTCATCCACTCGCTCGCCGAGGCGATCAGCGAATCCACCCGCGCCCAGTCCCGCGAGCTCGGAAGCCTCAACAATCGCCTCAAGAAGTTCAACCACTCCAGCCTCTGCTTCAACCTCCTCAGCGAGTGGGGCTTGCCCAGCGCCCTCATCGACCCAATCCGCTTCCAGTACGCGCCCCTTGACTGCCAGACCACCGGCAAGATGGCCTGCTTGCTCAACCTTGCAAAATGGATCACCGGCGTCGTGCGCGAGGTCGACGAACTGCCCGACCAAGCCAGCGGCCCTGACCTGCTGGTCCTCAACCTCCTAGGCGAAGGCGAGCAGACCCTCTGGAACCTCGTCACCGACGTGAGCGACAGCCTGCACCTCGCAGACACCCTCCTCTCCGGAAACTACAGCGCCTGCTAG
- the rny gene encoding ribonuclease Y, with translation MSSSIWIGLAALGAGFVAAYFTLRWSMRRTRLQAQAEAESVLDLARRKAEIETLEARAKVEREIEGLRSDFERAEQRSELEIENKLKEIRSHEESIGLLDHQLELRQRQIEKELEELKQNRDSLSQMSANMQRTMANLASMDVSEIKESLREQVRLDCRDELKKLRKEVLERSEAEIHREARRTLLAAMQRIASKPNNDITAAIVQLPNDEMKGRIIGREGRNIKCFETATGTTLLIDESPSMVMVSSFDPVRREIAKTALERLVKDGRIHPATIEEFVGEARNDVDQIVENAGDAAVEHLKISRLHPEIITLLGKLKFRTSYSQNVLEHSVEVGFLASIIASELGLDPNIAKRAALLHDIGKAIDGEYEGSHAIVGAEFVKARGEDDIVVNAVAAHHEEVPPESLYAAVVILADTISAVRPGARAETLTSYIDRLRDLEDVALSFEGIRSAYAIQAGREVRVIVDPERTSDEQAQTLARDIRDKIEQTLEFPSSIRVTVVREQRYIETAK, from the coding sequence ATGAGCAGTAGCATTTGGATAGGGTTGGCGGCTCTAGGAGCTGGTTTCGTTGCCGCGTACTTCACCCTTCGTTGGTCAATGCGTCGTACTCGGCTCCAGGCTCAGGCCGAGGCGGAATCGGTGTTGGATCTCGCCCGCCGCAAGGCCGAAATCGAGACCTTGGAGGCTCGGGCCAAAGTGGAACGCGAGATCGAGGGGCTACGCAGCGATTTCGAGCGAGCGGAGCAGCGTTCCGAGCTGGAAATCGAAAACAAGCTGAAGGAGATCCGCTCCCACGAAGAGTCCATCGGCTTGTTGGACCACCAGCTGGAGCTCAGGCAAAGGCAGATCGAAAAGGAACTCGAGGAGCTGAAGCAAAATCGCGACAGCCTTTCCCAAATGTCGGCCAACATGCAGCGAACCATGGCCAACCTGGCGTCCATGGACGTATCGGAGATCAAGGAGTCGCTGCGCGAACAGGTGCGCCTCGATTGCCGGGACGAGCTCAAGAAGCTGCGGAAGGAGGTCCTAGAACGCTCGGAGGCGGAAATCCACCGCGAGGCTCGCCGTACCTTGCTGGCAGCCATGCAGCGCATTGCCAGCAAGCCGAACAACGACATCACGGCGGCCATCGTGCAGTTGCCGAACGACGAGATGAAGGGGCGGATCATCGGTCGGGAAGGGCGTAACATCAAGTGCTTCGAAACGGCGACTGGGACCACCTTGCTTATCGACGAGTCGCCCAGCATGGTGATGGTTTCCTCCTTTGATCCAGTTCGCCGGGAGATCGCCAAGACGGCCTTGGAGCGTCTCGTGAAGGACGGACGTATCCATCCGGCTACCATCGAGGAGTTCGTGGGCGAAGCCCGCAATGACGTGGACCAGATCGTGGAGAACGCCGGAGACGCCGCGGTCGAGCACTTGAAGATCTCTCGCCTGCATCCGGAAATCATCACCTTGCTTGGCAAGCTGAAATTCCGTACCTCCTATTCCCAGAACGTGCTCGAGCACTCGGTGGAAGTCGGCTTTCTGGCTTCCATCATCGCATCGGAGCTCGGTTTGGATCCGAATATTGCCAAAAGGGCGGCTTTGCTGCACGACATCGGCAAGGCGATCGACGGCGAATACGAAGGCAGCCACGCGATAGTGGGAGCCGAATTCGTGAAAGCGCGGGGGGAGGACGATATCGTGGTCAACGCGGTGGCTGCTCACCACGAGGAAGTGCCGCCTGAGTCGCTCTATGCCGCAGTGGTGATCCTAGCGGACACCATTTCAGCGGTTCGCCCAGGGGCTCGAGCGGAGACGCTGACTTCCTACATCGATCGCTTGCGGGATCTGGAGGACGTCGCCTTGTCCTTCGAGGGAATCCGGAGCGCCTACGCCATCCAGGCTGGACGTGAGGTGCGAGTGATCGTGGATCCCGAGCGCACTTCCGATGAGCAAGCCCAGACATTGGCTCGCGACATCCGGGACAAGATCGAGCAGACCCTCGAGTTTCCGAGTTCCATCCGCGTCACGGTCGTGCGCGAGCAACGCTATATCGAGACGGCCAAGTAG
- a CDS encoding DUF167 domain-containing protein: protein MPSSSADQHTLSVKVIPNASKTEFAGWLEDGTLKVRIQSPAQDGKANKALVAFLAKQVGVSKNQISILRGQTGRQKVIAFERLSSSQFEQLPRP, encoded by the coding sequence ATGCCAAGTTCCTCCGCAGACCAGCATACCCTCTCCGTCAAGGTCATCCCCAACGCCTCCAAAACCGAATTCGCCGGCTGGCTCGAGGACGGCACCCTCAAAGTCCGCATCCAGTCGCCTGCCCAGGACGGCAAGGCTAACAAGGCCCTCGTCGCCTTCCTCGCCAAGCAGGTCGGCGTATCCAAAAACCAGATCAGCATCCTGCGCGGCCAAACCGGCAGACAGAAAGTGATTGCCTTCGAACGCCTCTCCTCTAGCCAGTTCGAGCAGCTTCCCCGGCCCTGA